From Coffea arabica cultivar ET-39 chromosome 10e, Coffea Arabica ET-39 HiFi, whole genome shotgun sequence, one genomic window encodes:
- the LOC113711225 gene encoding receptor kinase-like protein Xa21 — MEKSFLSRNSDSFSENNLLSVGSFGSVYRAVFSDGSRVGIKVFHLQAEGSKKSFDDECQVLANIHHRNLIRIISCYSNQDFKALVLDYMHNGSLESWLHSSKCFPNMLLRLDILIDVALALEYLHHDHKPPVVHCDLMPTNILLDEDMVAHTEYGMQGIVSTSGDVYSYAVLLLGTFTRKKPTDHLFGEELNLKHWFSKSIQAKSIVSVVDGNLITQEDPQFYAREQCLFSILRLGLDCLADSPRERTNMREIVTRLTTVKVELLKHIQAKKIGCKSSFGN, encoded by the exons ATGGAGAAAAGTTTCTTATCAAGAAATTCAGATTCCTTTAGTGAAAACAACCTTCTCAGCGTTGGAAGTTTTGGTTCCGTGTATAGAGCAGTATTTTCTGATGGCTCCAGGGTTGGTATAAAGGTATTCCACTTGCAAGCAGAAGGATCAAAGAAGAGCTTTGATGATGAATGCCAAGTACTTGCAAATATCCATCATCGAAATTTGATTAGAATCATAAGCTGTTACAGTAATCAAGACTTCAAAGCCCTGGTACTCGACTATATGCATAATGGAAGCCTAGAAAGCTGGTTGCATTCGAGCAAATGTTTTCCCAACATGCTACTAAGGTTAGACATACTGATAGATGTTGCTTTAGCTTTGGAATATCTCCACCATGATCACAAACCGCCTGTAGTTCACTGTGATTTAATGCCTACCAACATCCTTCTAGATGAGGATATGGTAGCGCACACAG AGTATGGAATGCAAGGCATAGTGTCCACAAGTGGTGATGTATACAGTTATGCTGTGCTCTTGCTTGGAACATTCACAAGGAAAAAGCCTACTGATCATTTATTTGGAGAAGAATTGAACCTCAAGCATTGGTTTAGCAAATCAATCCAAGCAAAGTCAATAGTATCTGTGGTTGACGGCAATTTAATTACACAAGAAGATCCGCAGTTCTACGCAAGGGAACAATGTCTATTCTCTATCCTTCGTCTTGGGCTAGATTGTCTAGCTGATTCACCCAGGGAGAGGACCAACATGAGGGAAATTGTGACTAGACTCACAACTGTCAAAGTTGAACTTCTGAAACATATACAAGCTAAAAAGATTGGTTGCAAAAGTTCATTTGGCAATTAG
- the LOC140014945 gene encoding uncharacterized protein, whose protein sequence is MDKFCFFVTAAILTANCATICQAVLHVDQNLSTDASSLLEFKSQVTSDPFRILANWSSTTHVCNWIGVSCNLHQRITALKLSNWSLSGTVSPHLGNLTFLTLLDISFNSFSGFIPNELSNLHGLKLMDFGYNNFSGEIPSWFGTFIELELLLLDSNRFSGVIPVPLCNVSKLKRLNLNDNLLQGSIPQGIANISYLRILNLRYNQLEGSIPSGIFNLTLLQRIDLTRNSLSGNLPMDICNHPSKLQGLYLSYNHFEGEIPTQLYKCRYLEYLSLSYNQFYGKIPRTLGYLSQLKELYIGGNIFTGEIPSGIGNLTHLEELSIRDSLLTGKVPFSIFNISTLEIIDFSNNSLSGSFPVDMLYNLPALKQMDLSSNQLNGSIPFFIWGCKALVDLGLKHNNFTGGISDRIGNLTSLRKIILDDNKLKGELPSEIGKNINLEVISLRNNHLLGLLQPGIFNMSSLVYIDLAGNQFSGSLPSSIWSTLPKLQEVYLDDNKFSGILPAAISNASKITKLSIIGNSFSGPIPTTLGDLQLLKYLLLGGNNFTRESSTPELRFIFSLTKCRQLEVVELSQNQFNGFLPTSLGNFSTSLRSFRAFGSKIKGAIPTEIGNLSSLQAIYLDSNDLTGFIPPSVGKLSRVERIYLEHNRLQGQMPAELCQLKNLGDLYLNENMLSGPIPDCLGEIKALRAVFLQSNNLNSTIPSSLWNLEDLLGLNLSSNSLSGSLPSEVKNLKVITQLDLSWNQFSGNIPSPLGSAESLAYLSMAHNKFQGNIPESFGNLVSLEYLDLSQNDFTGVIPKSLEKLGYMKYFNVSFNRLEGEIPTGGPFANLTVQSFMHNYALCGSGRLHFPPCKKTASKSRSKKAISMIKYFLPLIILGIIVLAAISFACRKRKIPRRELPQSDNLLPPKWRKVSYQEILGATDSFNERNLLGTGSFGSVYRGIFSDGSIFAVKVFHAERSSKSFDAECQVLASTRHRNLVKIISCYNNQDFKALVLEYMHNGSLEIWLHSENSFLDMLQRLNIMIDVASALEYLHHDHTPPIVHCDLKPSNILLDEDMTAHICDFGIAKLFDDGEAMVQTKTLATIGYMSPEYGMQGTVSTSGDVYSYGVILLETFTRKRPTDDCFGQGLDLKHWVSKSIQANSMKEVVDSNLIQQEKQKLYAKEECVLSILGLGLDCLVDAPQERINMRDIVSKLKMIKETLQKNVQK, encoded by the exons ATGGATAAATTTTGTTTCTTCGTTACTGCTGCTATACTGACGGCAAACTGTGCTACAATCTGCCAAGCAGTTCTTCATGTTGATCAAAACCTCAGCACTGATGCATCTTCTCTTCTTGAGTTCAAAAGCCAAGTAACTTCTGACCCTTTCAGGATCTTGGCCAATTGGTCTTCCACAACTCATGTTTGTAACTGGATAGGTGTCTCTTGCAACCTCCATCAGAGAATCACAGCCTTAAAGCTGTCAAACTGGAGCCTTTCAGGAACCGTTTCACCTCATCTAggcaatctcacattcctcacaTTATTGGATATTAGTTTTAACAGCTTCAGTGGCTTCATCCCAAATGAGTTGTCTAATTTGCATGGTTTGAAACTGATGGATTTTGGGTACAACAACTTCTCTGGAGAGATCCCATCTTGGTTTGGAACCTTCATAGAGCTTGAGCTCCTTCTCCTTGACAGCAACAGGTTCTCAGGTGTCATTCCTGTTCCGCTATGCAATGTGTCGAAGCTGAagagattgaatttgaacgacAATCTTCTTCAAGGAAGTATTCCACAAGGGATTGCTAATATTTCTTACCTGAGGATATTAAATCTGCGATATAATCAGCTTGAAGGTTCTATACCGTCTGGAATATTCAACCTGACTCTCTTGCAACGTATTGACCTCACAAGGAACAGCCTATCAGGAAATCTGCCAATGGACATCTGCAATCATCCCTCCAAGCTACAAGGTCTTTATCTGTCTTACAATCATTTTGAAGGTGAAATTCCCACACAATTGTACAAATGTAGATACCTTGAATATTTGTCACTTTCATACAATCAATTCTATGGCAAAATTCCGAGGACACTTGGGTACTTGAGCCAGCTCAAGGAATTATATATTGGGGGAAACATTTTCACTG GAGAGATTCCTTCAGGGATTGGTAATCTTACACATTTGGAGGAATTGAGCATAAGGGATAGCTTGCTAACAGGGAAAGTTCCGTTTTCTATCTTCAACATATCAACTCTGGAAATAATTGATTTTTCTAACAACAGTCTATCAGGAAGCTTCCCAGTAGACATGTTATACAATCTCCCAGCACTAAAACAGATGGATCTTTCTAGCAATCAGCTCAATGGCTCAATTCCCTTTTTCATATGGGGTTGCAAGGCTCTTGTAGACCTAGGACTGAAACACAATAACTTCACAGGTGGCATATCTGATAGGATTGGGAACCTCACTTCGCTCAGAAAGATAATTCTAGACGATAACAAGTTGAAAG GTGAATTACCAAGTGAGATTGGTAAAAACATCAATCTTGAAGTCATCTCTCTTAGAAACAACCACCTCTTGGGCCTCCTCCAACCTGGTATCTTCAACATGTCATCGCTAGTGTATATAGATTTGGCTGGTAATCAATTCTCAGGCTCTCTTCCTTCAAGTATTTGGAGTACACTTCCAAAGCTGCAAGAAGTTTATCTGGACGACAATAAATTCAGCGGAATATTGCCGGCTGCCATATCAAATGCTTCTAAGATTACCAAGCTAAGCATTATTGGAAATTCTTTTAGTGGTCCTATACCTACTACGCTAGGTGACTTGCAACTCTTGAAGTATCTTTTACTCGGAGGAAACAACTTCACAAGAGAATCTTCAACCCCAGAGTTGAGAtttatcttttctttaacaaaatgCAGACAGTTGGAGGTTGTGGAATTATCACAGAATCAATTCAATGGTTTCCTTCCAACTTCATTAGGGAATTTTTCTACTTCTCTTCGATCGTTTAGGGCCTTTGGAAGCAAGATCAAGGGTGCAATTCCAACTGAAATTGGAAATTTGAGCAGTCTACAAGCCATATATCTTGATAGCAATGATTTGACGGGATTTATTCCACCCTCAGTCGGGAAATTAAGCCGTGTTGAGCGTATATATCTTGAACACAATAGATTGCAAGGGCAAATGCCTGCTGAGCTTTGTCAACTGAAAAATCTTGGTGACTTGTATCTGAATGAAAATATGCTTTCTGGTCCAATACCTGATTGTTTGGGTGAAATCAAGGCCTTGAGAGCCGTCTTTTTGCAATCCAACAATTTAAATTCCACAATTCCATCTAGTCTTTGGAACCTTGAAGATCTCCTCGGCCTAAACCTGTCTTCAAACTCTTTAAGCGGGAGTCTTCCATCTGAGGTAAAAAATCTGAAGGTTATAACGCAACTAGACTTGTCATGGAATCAATTTTCAGGAAATATTCCAAGTCCTCTGGGAAGTGCAGAATCACTAGCTTATCTGTCCATGGCACACAACAAATTTCAAGGAAACATTCCTGAATCTTTTGGAAACCTAGTGAGTTTGGAATATTTAGATCTATCTCAAAATGATTTTACTGGAGTGATACCAAAGTCATTAGAGAAGCTTGGTTACATGAAATACTTCAATGTGTCTTTCAATAGATTAGAAGGGGAAATTCCAACAGGTGGACCTTTTGCCAACTTAACAGTCCAATCATTCATGCATAACTATGCATTGTGTGGTTCAGGCAGGTTACATTTTCCACCCTGCAAAAAAACTGCCTCCAAATCAAGATCAAAGAAAGCTATTTCAATGATCAAGTATTTTTTACCTCTAATTATATTGGGTATCATAGTTTTGGCAGCCATTTCATTTGCGTgcagaaagagaaaaattccaagaaggGAATTACCACAGAGTGATAACCTGTTGCCTCCTAAATGGAGAAAAGTTTCTTATCAAGAGATTTTGGGAGCGACAGATTCCTTTAACGAAAGAAACTTACTTGGGACTGGAAGTTTTGGTTCTGTCTACAGAGGGATATTTTCTGATGGCTCCATTTTtgcagtaaaagtttttcacgCAGAAAGATCAAGCAAGAGCTTTGATGCTGAATGTCAAGTACTTGCAAGTACCCGCCATCGAAACTTAGTTAAAATCATCAGCTGTTACAACAATCAGGACTTCAAGGCTCTGGTACTAGAGTATATGCATAATGGGAGCCTGGAAATCTGGTTGCATTCAGAGAATTCCTTTTTGGACATGCTACAAAGACTAAACATAATGATCGATGTTGCATCAGCTTTAGAATATCTTCACCATGATCATACGCCTCCCATAGTTCATTGCGATTTAAAGCCTAGTAACATCCTGCTAGATGAAGATATGACAGCACatatatgtgattttggtattgcTAAACTCTTTGATGATGGGGAAGCTATGGTTCAAACAAAGACTTTAGCAACTATTGGATACATGTCACCAG AGTATGGAATGCAAGGGACAGTATCGACGAGTGGCGATGTCTATAGTTATGGGGTAATCTTACTAGAAACATTCACAAGGAAAAGGCCAACTGATGACTGTTTTGGACAAGGATTAGATTTGAAGCATTGGGTTAGCAAATCAATACAAGCAAACTCAATGAAGGAAGTTGTTGACAGCAATTTAATTCAACAAGAAAAGCAGAAGTTGTATGCAAAGGAAGAATGTGTGCTGTCTATCCTTGGTCTAGGCCTGGATTGTTTAGTTGATGCACCCCAGGAGAGGATTAACATGAGGGACATTGTGAGTAAACTGAAAATGATCAAAGAAACACTTCAGAAAAATGTACAGAAGTAG